The following proteins come from a genomic window of Gottfriedia acidiceleris:
- the pflA gene encoding pyruvate formate-lyase-activating protein produces MEGNIHSIESLGTVDGPGIRYVVFTQGCLLRCQFCHNADTWEIGTGKKVSVSEIMKELESYLPFIQPSGGGITVSGGEPLLQMPFLIELFKECKKKGIHTTIDSSGGSFNAESETYMNNLDELLGYTDLILLDLKHINRKKHIKLTGMPNDHIIDFAQLLSERQKPVWIRHVLIPTVTDDDEDLTKLGEFIGTLINVDRVEILPYHKLGVYKWKALGLEYPLEGIDTPTDEEVEYALKKITAHYKKRNVTVI; encoded by the coding sequence GTGGAAGGAAACATTCACTCAATTGAAAGCTTGGGCACTGTCGATGGCCCAGGAATACGGTATGTTGTATTTACACAAGGTTGCCTTCTACGCTGTCAATTTTGCCATAACGCAGATACATGGGAAATTGGTACAGGGAAGAAAGTATCCGTTTCTGAAATCATGAAAGAATTGGAAAGCTATTTACCTTTTATTCAACCGTCTGGTGGTGGCATAACAGTAAGTGGAGGAGAGCCTCTGCTACAAATGCCGTTTTTGATTGAATTATTTAAAGAGTGTAAAAAGAAAGGGATTCATACGACAATCGACTCTTCGGGCGGTTCTTTTAATGCAGAGTCAGAAACGTATATGAATAATCTAGATGAACTATTAGGATATACAGATCTTATCTTATTGGACTTAAAGCACATTAATCGCAAAAAACATATTAAATTAACAGGGATGCCAAACGATCACATAATCGATTTTGCGCAGTTGTTATCTGAACGACAAAAACCTGTATGGATACGACATGTTTTGATTCCTACGGTAACAGATGATGATGAAGATTTAACAAAGCTAGGCGAATTTATTGGCACACTTATAAACGTGGATCGAGTTGAAATCCTTCCGTATCATAAGCTAGGCGTTTATAAATGGAAGGCACTTGGTCTTGAGTACCCCTTAGAAGGGATCGATACGCCAACTGATGAAGAAGTCGAATATGCTTTGAAAAAAATAACTGCACATTATAAAAAACGAAACGTGACTGTCATATAA
- a CDS encoding M36 family metallopeptidase — MKKRRNIIVATSILLTMTVPTVMAERGDHSQAAVIETSDARTVANQYLKEHASKYNLKEDLSDLTVETVINSENGSYVRYQQTIEGAPVFSNQLTVTLNQSGKILLVVSDYAPYKSVEKIKNKMSKEDAESKALKNIGEKDKGNWAKNSKEFGYIVQDGVAIPIYRVVVHTNEPFGAWETYIHAENGKLLKKRNLNQRATGTGQVFMPNPVASQGSITGLTDKRDADSTALNNQLKAVSLLGLDGSGYLKGSYVNIYSKAKTFSSSNTFNYTRSNDSFEDVNTYYHIDTLQRYIQSIGFQNINNRSIKANVNTYTQDNSFYSPSTKELTFGSGGVDDAEDAGIVAHEYGHSIQDNQVPGFGNSAEAGAMGEGFGDFLGATYEDSLSTNGYGKGCIGEWDATSYSSSNPPCLRRLDNNKVYPRDWAGEVHADGEIWSQGEYDMAQAFGRDIATKIILQSHFSLTPNATFRDGARAIKQADVLLYGGSHGAQIDSIWAARGISTN, encoded by the coding sequence ATGAAGAAACGCAGGAATATTATCGTAGCCACATCTATTTTATTAACGATGACGGTTCCAACCGTCATGGCAGAAAGGGGCGATCACTCACAAGCAGCAGTAATCGAAACGTCCGATGCCAGAACAGTTGCGAATCAGTATCTAAAGGAACACGCTTCCAAGTATAACCTAAAAGAAGACCTCTCCGATTTGACTGTTGAAACCGTAATTAATTCAGAAAACGGTTCCTATGTCCGCTATCAGCAAACAATAGAGGGAGCACCAGTATTTTCTAATCAACTTACGGTTACTTTGAATCAATCAGGAAAAATTCTGCTTGTTGTTTCCGATTATGCACCGTACAAATCAGTTGAAAAAATAAAAAATAAAATGTCTAAAGAGGATGCAGAATCAAAAGCGCTTAAAAACATCGGTGAAAAAGACAAGGGCAATTGGGCAAAAAATTCTAAAGAATTTGGTTATATAGTTCAAGATGGTGTAGCTATTCCGATCTATCGCGTTGTTGTACATACAAACGAGCCGTTTGGTGCTTGGGAAACGTACATTCATGCTGAAAATGGAAAACTATTAAAGAAAAGAAACCTAAACCAGCGTGCGACTGGAACAGGACAAGTATTCATGCCCAATCCAGTGGCATCTCAAGGCTCTATTACAGGTCTCACTGATAAAAGAGATGCAGACTCCACTGCTCTGAACAATCAATTAAAAGCAGTCAGTCTATTAGGACTTGATGGATCTGGCTACTTAAAAGGTAGCTATGTAAACATATACTCGAAAGCAAAAACCTTCTCATCATCGAATACCTTCAATTATACCCGATCAAATGATAGCTTCGAGGATGTGAACACATATTATCATATTGACACGTTACAACGTTATATCCAGTCAATCGGTTTTCAGAATATTAATAATCGTTCGATTAAAGCCAATGTAAATACCTATACTCAGGATAACTCTTTCTACTCTCCATCCACGAAAGAGTTGACGTTTGGATCTGGCGGAGTGGATGATGCTGAGGATGCAGGAATTGTTGCACATGAATATGGACACTCGATCCAAGATAACCAAGTGCCTGGCTTTGGCAATTCTGCTGAGGCAGGTGCAATGGGAGAAGGATTCGGGGATTTCCTAGGTGCTACTTATGAAGATTCTCTGTCAACAAATGGATATGGTAAAGGATGCATCGGTGAATGGGATGCTACTTCTTATTCTTCAAGCAATCCTCCTTGCCTACGTCGACTAGACAATAATAAAGTGTATCCTCGTGATTGGGCAGGGGAAGTGCATGCGGATGGTGAAATCTGGTCTCAAGGGGAGTATGACATGGCGCAAGCGTTTGGACGGGATATTGCAACCAAGATTATCTTGCAATCTCACTTCTCTTTGACTCCAAATGCAACATTCAGAGATGGAGCTAGAGCTATTAAACAAGCTGATGTACTGCTCTACGGTGGGTCGCACGGAGCTCAAATTGATTCAATCTGGGCAGCTCGTGGAATTTCAACCAATTAA
- the hisC gene encoding histidinol-phosphate transaminase translates to MYVKPQILTLQAYTPGKPSEVVMREYGLDKVVKLASNENPFGCSPKVFEELRNVVSKFAIYPDGATEEISKKLANFLNIQPNQLIFGSGADEVIQMISRALLTKEHNIVQASQTFSQYAHHAVIEGAEVRPVPLVKGVHDLDSMLAQVDENTKIVWICNPNNPTGTYIGSRKLVEFLEKVPSTTFVVVDEAYVEYVSASDFPDTISLLNKFENLIVLRTFSKAYGLASFRIGYGIANSKLIQELNIARLPFNTSMLSQVAAIAALEDQVFIKNCVEQNKKGMEQYEEFFNSYGIEYYPSQANFIFVPLENSQEIFKDLESKGYIIRAFPNGIRITIGTTAENEGLILHLKPALTKNTSTI, encoded by the coding sequence ATGTACGTGAAACCACAAATTTTGACTCTTCAAGCATACACACCAGGAAAACCAAGTGAAGTAGTCATGCGTGAATATGGTCTAGACAAAGTAGTAAAACTTGCATCAAATGAAAATCCATTCGGATGTTCTCCTAAAGTTTTTGAAGAACTACGTAATGTAGTAAGTAAGTTTGCGATTTATCCAGATGGAGCGACAGAAGAAATTAGTAAGAAACTAGCAAATTTCCTAAATATACAACCAAATCAATTAATATTCGGAAGTGGTGCTGACGAAGTTATTCAGATGATTAGTCGAGCGTTGCTAACGAAAGAACATAATATTGTACAAGCATCTCAAACTTTTTCACAATATGCTCATCACGCAGTTATTGAAGGTGCTGAAGTTAGGCCTGTTCCTTTAGTTAAAGGTGTACACGATTTAGATTCTATGCTTGCACAAGTAGATGAGAATACTAAAATTGTTTGGATTTGTAATCCAAATAACCCAACAGGTACATATATTGGAAGCCGCAAATTAGTTGAGTTTTTAGAAAAAGTACCAAGCACTACTTTTGTAGTTGTTGACGAAGCTTACGTTGAATATGTATCAGCTTCAGACTTCCCTGATACAATCTCATTACTAAATAAATTTGAAAATCTAATCGTTTTAAGAACTTTTTCAAAAGCATACGGCCTAGCATCATTCCGAATCGGTTACGGAATCGCAAATAGTAAATTAATTCAAGAATTAAATATCGCTAGATTACCATTCAACACTTCAATGCTATCTCAAGTAGCAGCTATAGCAGCACTTGAAGACCAAGTCTTTATTAAAAACTGTGTTGAACAAAATAAAAAAGGCATGGAACAATACGAAGAGTTTTTCAACAGCTATGGAATTGAATACTACCCATCTCAAGCAAACTTTATATTTGTTCCACTTGAAAACAGCCAAGAAATCTTTAAAGATCTAGAATCAAAAGGATACATTATCCGTGCATTCCCTAATGGAATTCGAATTACAATCGGAACTACTGCTGAAAATGAAGGACTAATCCTACATTTAAAGCCAGCATTAACGAAAAATACTTCTACAATCTAA
- a CDS encoding homogentisate 1,2-dioxygenase, translating to MYYRSLGKIPKKRHIQFRKEDGSLYREQVMGTKGFSGTQSILYHNHMPTSVSETSFYKSLQIEFEEQTSLQHRHIRTNNLERTGDALEGRVYVLGNSDLLIAVANVTEESKHFYRNGEGDEMFFVHYGSGEIQTMFGTITYRKGDYIMIPIGTIYKVVPNDDTKFLIVESNSQLTTPRRYRNEYGQMLEHSPFCERDFRGPETLETYDEKGEFTVLTRARGNLYKHVLTHHPFDVVGWDGYLYPWAFNIEDFEPITGRIHQPPPVHQTFEGHNFVVCSFVPRMYDYHPEAIPAPYVHSNVNSDEVLYYVEGNFMSRKGIEQESITLHPSGIPHGPHPGKTEGSIGKKETLELAVMIDTFRPLYVLKEAHQYEDPAYMGSWIEK from the coding sequence GTGTATTATCGTAGTCTAGGTAAGATTCCTAAGAAAAGACATATTCAATTTCGTAAAGAAGATGGATCATTATACAGAGAGCAAGTAATGGGTACAAAAGGATTTTCAGGTACTCAATCTATTTTATATCATAACCATATGCCTACATCAGTTAGTGAAACATCATTTTATAAATCACTTCAAATCGAATTTGAAGAACAGACATCACTGCAACACCGCCATATTCGTACAAACAATTTAGAGCGTACAGGTGATGCTTTAGAAGGAAGAGTATACGTTTTAGGTAATTCTGATCTGTTAATTGCAGTTGCAAACGTAACGGAAGAAAGCAAGCATTTTTATCGAAATGGTGAAGGAGATGAAATGTTCTTCGTCCATTACGGTTCAGGTGAAATCCAAACAATGTTTGGAACAATTACTTACCGTAAAGGGGATTATATCATGATCCCTATTGGAACAATTTACAAAGTAGTTCCAAATGATGATACGAAGTTTTTAATTGTTGAGTCAAATAGCCAATTAACAACGCCAAGACGTTATCGCAATGAGTATGGCCAAATGCTTGAGCATAGCCCATTTTGCGAACGTGATTTTAGAGGACCAGAAACCTTAGAGACATATGATGAAAAAGGTGAATTTACTGTTTTAACTCGAGCAAGAGGAAACCTTTATAAACATGTCTTAACACATCATCCATTTGATGTAGTAGGTTGGGATGGGTATTTATATCCATGGGCATTTAATATTGAAGATTTCGAACCGATTACAGGCAGAATTCATCAGCCACCACCAGTACATCAAACATTCGAAGGACATAATTTTGTAGTGTGCTCATTTGTACCAAGGATGTATGATTACCATCCTGAAGCAATTCCGGCACCTTATGTACACAGTAATGTAAACAGTGATGAAGTCCTTTACTATGTAGAAGGAAACTTTATGAGTAGAAAAGGAATTGAACAAGAGTCAATTACATTACATCCATCAGGTATTCCACATGGACCACATCCAGGTAAAACTGAAGGTAGTATTGGAAAGAAAGAAACATTAGAACTAGCAGTTATGATTGATACATTTAGACCACTTTACGTATTAAAAGAAGCACATCAATATGAAGATCCGGCTTATATGGGTAGTTGGATTGAAAAGTAG
- a CDS encoding fumarylacetoacetate hydrolase family protein — protein MKFITFQYDGNERAGLLVEDQIIDLNKASNGQIPADLLTILENYDLYKNEIAEITGEGIPLSSVQLRAPLPKPQSIRDFYAFEEHVKTARGRRGLEMIPEWYDVPVFYFTNHRAVIGPEDHVSIPTNCKKMDFELEIACIIGKEGKDIPVEEADNYILGYTILNDWSARDIQAHEVKVGLGPSKGKDFATSLGPCIVTKDEIEKFRTGKSYDLKMTAAVNGKVISSGNFSSIYYSVPELISHASKNVTLYPGDVIGSGTVGTGCILELGEEKHRWLEDGDVVELSITGLGTLRNTVRK, from the coding sequence ATGAAATTTATAACTTTTCAATATGATGGTAATGAGCGTGCAGGATTATTAGTCGAAGATCAAATAATCGATCTTAACAAAGCTAGTAATGGCCAAATTCCAGCGGATTTACTAACGATTCTAGAAAACTATGATTTATATAAAAATGAAATAGCAGAAATAACAGGAGAAGGTATTCCACTTTCTTCCGTTCAATTGCGAGCACCATTACCAAAACCACAAAGTATTCGTGACTTTTATGCCTTTGAGGAGCATGTGAAAACTGCTCGCGGCAGAAGAGGTCTAGAGATGATACCTGAGTGGTATGACGTACCGGTTTTCTATTTTACGAATCATCGAGCGGTTATTGGACCTGAAGATCATGTCAGCATTCCAACTAATTGCAAAAAGATGGATTTTGAATTAGAAATCGCTTGTATTATTGGTAAAGAAGGTAAAGATATTCCAGTAGAAGAAGCCGATAATTATATTCTTGGCTATACAATTTTGAATGACTGGAGTGCTAGAGATATTCAAGCACATGAAGTAAAGGTTGGCTTAGGTCCATCAAAAGGTAAGGATTTTGCTACTTCTTTAGGACCTTGTATTGTAACGAAAGATGAAATTGAAAAATTTAGAACAGGTAAAAGTTATGATTTGAAGATGACAGCTGCAGTTAATGGAAAAGTCATTTCTAGTGGCAACTTTTCTTCAATTTATTATTCCGTTCCAGAATTAATTTCTCATGCTTCAAAAAATGTAACACTTTATCCAGGTGATGTAATTGGTTCCGGAACTGTTGGAACAGGTTGTATTTTAGAGCTTGGTGAAGAAAAACATCGTTGGTTAGAAGATGGAGACGTCGTTGAGTTAAGCATTACAGGTTTAGGTACATTACGAAATACTGTAAGAAAGTGA
- a CDS encoding flavin reductase family protein has product MEIRPDTLPWQDAYKLLIGSVLPRPIAFVSTVNLEGVANVAPFSFFTAICADPMLVCFAPMIRGTDGEKKDTLKNIEQTKRFIINIVSEEICEQVNNAAADFPYGVDEFEQVGLTKVDGTTVQVPRVKESLVGLECELHELLHFGENKGAGSLVIGKVVNVHINDELYADGKINTEKLNPVGRLAGHSYTRAISDTFAIERKR; this is encoded by the coding sequence ATGGAAATTAGACCGGATACTTTACCATGGCAAGATGCTTATAAGTTGTTAATTGGTTCAGTGTTGCCTCGTCCGATTGCTTTTGTTTCAACTGTAAACTTAGAAGGTGTAGCGAATGTTGCACCTTTTAGTTTCTTTACAGCAATTTGTGCTGACCCGATGTTAGTGTGCTTTGCACCAATGATTAGAGGTACAGACGGCGAGAAAAAAGACACATTAAAAAATATTGAACAAACGAAACGATTTATTATTAATATAGTAAGTGAAGAAATTTGCGAACAAGTTAATAATGCTGCTGCAGATTTTCCATATGGTGTAGATGAATTTGAACAAGTTGGCCTAACAAAAGTGGATGGGACAACTGTGCAAGTTCCTCGAGTAAAAGAAAGTTTAGTAGGACTAGAATGTGAGCTTCATGAGCTACTACATTTTGGTGAGAACAAAGGTGCTGGTAGTTTAGTAATTGGTAAAGTCGTTAATGTTCATATAAATGATGAATTATATGCTGATGGCAAAATCAATACTGAAAAGCTAAATCCTGTTGGCCGTCTTGCTGGTCATTCTTACACTCGTGCTATTTCTGATACTTTTGCAATTGAAAGAAAAAGGTGA
- the hppD gene encoding 4-hydroxyphenylpyruvate dioxygenase: protein MKQDELKQTNTSYDVFPVSDVHHLELYVGNAKQTAYFFANTFGFTPVAYSGLETKVRDKVSYVLKNGTIRLVITGTLKEDSKIADFIKKHGDGVKDIALLVDDIEAAYQGAVSRGAIKILPPTEVSDEYGTVKKAVIGTYGDTIHTLIEKGDYNGPFLPGYKDRAFTIPVNETGLIALDHVVGNVERMEEWVSYYENVMGFQSMIHFDDDDISTEYSALMSKVMTNGSRIKFPINEPAEGKKKSQIQEYLDYNNGPGVQHIALLTEDIVDTVTKLRALGVEFLKTPDTYYDMLTERVGKIDEDIEKLRELKILVDRDDEGYLLQIFTRPIVDRPTLFIEIIQRKGARGFGDGNFKALFESIEREQELRGNL, encoded by the coding sequence ATGAAACAAGATGAATTAAAACAAACAAATACTAGCTATGATGTTTTTCCAGTATCAGATGTGCATCATTTAGAACTATATGTAGGGAACGCGAAACAAACAGCTTATTTCTTCGCAAACACTTTTGGATTTACACCAGTAGCATACTCTGGTTTAGAAACAAAAGTACGTGATAAAGTTTCTTACGTATTAAAAAATGGTACAATCCGTCTAGTTATTACTGGAACTTTAAAAGAAGATTCTAAAATTGCTGACTTCATTAAAAAACATGGCGATGGTGTTAAAGATATCGCTTTATTAGTAGATGATATCGAAGCAGCGTATCAAGGTGCAGTAAGCCGTGGAGCGATTAAAATATTACCTCCAACTGAAGTTAGCGATGAGTACGGAACAGTTAAAAAAGCTGTAATCGGAACTTATGGTGATACAATTCACACATTAATCGAAAAGGGCGATTACAATGGTCCTTTCTTACCAGGATATAAAGATCGTGCTTTCACAATTCCTGTAAATGAAACAGGACTAATCGCATTAGACCATGTAGTTGGTAACGTTGAAAGAATGGAAGAATGGGTTTCTTATTATGAAAATGTAATGGGATTCCAATCAATGATCCATTTTGATGATGACGATATTAGTACGGAGTATTCTGCATTAATGTCAAAAGTTATGACAAATGGAAGCAGAATTAAATTCCCAATTAATGAACCAGCTGAAGGTAAAAAGAAATCACAAATCCAAGAGTACTTAGACTATAACAATGGACCAGGCGTACAACATATTGCTTTATTAACTGAAGATATTGTTGATACAGTTACTAAGCTAAGAGCTTTAGGTGTAGAATTCTTAAAAACACCAGATACGTACTATGATATGTTAACAGAGCGCGTTGGAAAAATTGATGAAGATATTGAGAAATTAAGAGAATTAAAGATTTTAGTTGACCGTGATGATGAGGGGTATTTATTACAAATTTTCACTCGTCCAATCGTTGACCGTCCAACTTTATTTATTGAAATTATTCAACGTAAAGGTGCTAGAGGATTCGGTGATGGTAACTTTAAAGCATTATTCGAATCAATCGAGCGTGAGCAAGAACTTCGAGGAAATCTATAA
- a CDS encoding winged helix-turn-helix transcriptional regulator, translating to MKEYNMPIEAAIEVIGGKWKCIILCHLENGKKRTNELRKLMPKITQKMLTQQLRELEADGLINRIAYDQIPPKVEYELNDYGKSMKPILDLLCTWGGNHIKKSKTN from the coding sequence ATGAAAGAATATAATATGCCGATTGAAGCAGCGATTGAGGTAATAGGTGGTAAGTGGAAATGTATTATACTTTGCCATTTAGAAAATGGTAAAAAAAGAACAAATGAGCTTAGAAAACTGATGCCTAAAATAACTCAAAAAATGTTAACACAGCAATTAAGAGAATTAGAAGCGGATGGACTAATTAATCGTATTGCTTATGATCAAATTCCACCAAAAGTGGAATATGAATTAAATGATTACGGTAAATCTATGAAACCAATATTGGATCTCTTATGTACTTGGGGCGGAAATCATATAAAGAAAAGCAAAACGAACTAA
- a CDS encoding flavodoxin family protein yields MFIIHGSSRENGNTEQLTNLITKDVAKTEVQLRHKNIKAINDQRHEPNGFQPIDDDYEEIVKEMLEHDTIIFSTPLYWYGMSGYMKNFIDRWSQSLRNKDLQFAEKMKNKKMYVVIVGGDQPKIKALPLILQFKHIFEFVGATLEGYIIGTGNSPGAILEDQLAIQQAESLNTTLKNK; encoded by the coding sequence ATGTTTATCATTCACGGTAGTTCTAGGGAAAACGGAAATACAGAGCAGCTAACAAACCTCATTACAAAAGATGTTGCCAAGACGGAAGTGCAATTGCGTCATAAAAATATTAAGGCGATTAATGATCAAAGACACGAGCCAAATGGCTTCCAACCAATTGATGATGATTACGAGGAAATTGTTAAAGAAATGCTCGAGCATGATACGATTATTTTTTCAACACCTTTATATTGGTATGGTATGAGTGGATACATGAAAAACTTTATTGATCGTTGGTCTCAAAGTCTTCGTAATAAAGATCTACAATTCGCTGAAAAAATGAAAAACAAAAAAATGTATGTCGTAATTGTTGGTGGCGATCAGCCAAAAATTAAAGCTCTACCATTAATTTTGCAATTTAAACATATTTTCGAATTTGTTGGAGCAACACTTGAAGGATATATTATTGGAACCGGAAATTCACCTGGAGCAATATTGGAAGATCAATTAGCCATTCAACAAGCTGAATCGCTAAACACAACACTAAAAAATAAGTAA
- a CDS encoding iron-containing alcohol dehydrogenase translates to MIPFLQHNPTKLWFGKNQIEQLANEVQEYHRILVVYGGGSIKQNGVYDDVMSQLSGKTIFELSGVEPNPRLTTVQKGIQICRDNKIDFILAVGGGSVIDCVKAIAIGVPFEGDVWDLITRKSQPTAATPFGTVLTLAATGSEMNCTSVISNMEVNEKRGWSHPLVFPKFSILDPSYTFSVPIDQTIYGIVDIMSHALEQYFHRVSNTPMIDRFIESLLITVIEAGEKLVKDLENYELRETIMYAGTTAFNDTLLNGTDGGDWASHQIEHAVSAIYDIPHGGGLAIIFPNWLSHCLDYDPSRIKMLATNVFGISEEGKTTKQVAEEGIQALRSFWNSIGAPNRLADYQIDDSRLDELVEKSFVKSVVGGYKILDKESARDILVRSL, encoded by the coding sequence TTGATTCCATTTTTACAACATAACCCAACTAAATTATGGTTTGGGAAAAATCAAATTGAACAATTAGCAAATGAAGTACAAGAATATCATCGTATACTTGTCGTATATGGTGGCGGCAGTATTAAACAAAATGGCGTATATGATGACGTAATGAGTCAGTTAAGTGGTAAAACGATTTTTGAACTTTCTGGGGTTGAACCAAATCCGAGACTAACGACGGTACAAAAAGGAATTCAAATTTGTAGAGATAATAAAATTGATTTTATTTTAGCTGTAGGCGGTGGCAGTGTAATCGATTGTGTTAAAGCAATCGCAATTGGCGTTCCATTCGAAGGAGATGTGTGGGATCTTATTACTAGAAAATCCCAACCAACTGCTGCAACTCCTTTTGGTACTGTTTTAACTTTAGCTGCAACCGGATCAGAAATGAACTGTACATCAGTCATATCTAATATGGAAGTAAATGAAAAAAGAGGATGGAGTCATCCATTGGTTTTTCCTAAATTTTCAATTTTAGACCCTTCTTATACATTCTCGGTACCAATCGATCAAACAATCTATGGAATTGTTGACATTATGTCACATGCATTAGAGCAATACTTCCACCGTGTTAGCAATACACCTATGATTGATCGCTTTATCGAAAGTTTATTAATTACTGTAATCGAAGCTGGAGAAAAGCTAGTTAAGGATTTAGAAAACTATGAATTACGTGAAACAATTATGTACGCTGGAACAACAGCATTTAATGATACGTTATTAAATGGTACAGATGGCGGCGACTGGGCATCACATCAAATTGAACATGCAGTATCTGCTATTTACGATATTCCACACGGCGGTGGATTAGCGATCATATTCCCTAACTGGTTAAGTCACTGCTTAGACTATGATCCAAGCAGAATTAAAATGCTAGCAACAAATGTTTTTGGAATTTCCGAAGAAGGAAAAACAACAAAGCAAGTTGCAGAAGAAGGGATCCAAGCACTAAGAAGTTTTTGGAACTCAATCGGTGCACCAAACCGTTTAGCAGATTATCAAATTGACGACTCACGTTTAGATGAATTAGTAGAAAAATCCTTTGTAAAATCAGTAGTTGGTGGTTACAAAATTTTGGATAAAGAAAGTGCGAGAGATATTTTAGTTCGTTCTCTTTAA
- a CDS encoding carbohydrate kinase family protein gives MTIPSNPYILVFGVSICDIIGFTKKNYRPYDSNPGSVKVSFGGVCRNIAENMAKINVNTKFISVIGDDINGINMLNHAKNLNIDMEDTLIIKGESTPTYLAILNESGEMVSAVVDLDITNNFTKEFIDSKAEVIRNAEYMVVDADNPGILAYLLSNFHNETKFILDPVSASKASKIRDYIEYFHTIKPNRHEAEVLCGFEITSVEDVRKAGRYFRELGVTNVFISLDAEGIYYNDGIEEGIIQADGVSVVNVTGAGDALVAGIGYGYMNNMSIVDTVKYSVSMSSITISHVDTINPNMCCNVVDHHINELNWVEMQF, from the coding sequence ATGACAATTCCTTCTAACCCATATATTTTGGTATTTGGTGTTTCTATATGTGATATTATCGGATTTACGAAAAAAAATTATCGTCCATATGATTCAAATCCAGGCAGTGTAAAAGTATCGTTTGGTGGTGTTTGCCGTAATATCGCAGAAAATATGGCAAAGATCAACGTAAATACAAAGTTTATTTCAGTCATTGGTGATGATATCAATGGCATCAACATGTTAAATCACGCAAAAAATTTGAACATAGATATGGAAGACACGTTAATTATTAAAGGTGAATCTACCCCAACATATTTAGCCATTTTAAATGAAAGCGGAGAAATGGTCTCTGCAGTAGTAGATTTAGATATCACAAACAATTTTACAAAAGAGTTTATAGACTCCAAAGCAGAAGTTATTCGAAATGCTGAATATATGGTGGTTGACGCGGATAATCCAGGGATTTTAGCTTATTTATTATCCAATTTCCATAATGAAACAAAATTTATTTTAGATCCAGTTTCTGCTTCAAAAGCTTCAAAAATAAGAGACTATATTGAATATTTTCATACGATTAAACCAAATCGACATGAAGCTGAAGTACTATGTGGATTTGAAATTACTTCTGTAGAAGATGTTCGAAAAGCAGGTAGATATTTTAGAGAATTAGGCGTGACAAATGTTTTCATTAGTTTAGATGCAGAAGGAATCTATTATAATGACGGAATAGAAGAAGGTATTATCCAAGCCGATGGTGTTTCAGTCGTTAATGTAACAGGAGCAGGAGATGCATTAGTTGCTGGGATTGGATATGGCTATATGAATAATATGAGCATAGTTGATACAGTTAAATATTCGGTTTCAATGTCTTCTATTACAATTTCACATGTCGATACGATTAACCCGAATATGTGTTGTAACGTTGTAGATCACCATATTAATGAACTTAATTGGGTAGAAATGCAATTTTAG
- a CDS encoding QueT transporter family protein: MKLKTITVNGVFAALYIAVTYFIQPFGFTNVQFRVSEIFNHLVVFNKKYIYGVVLGVFLANFFFSPIMAYDLVFGVGQSIISLLITIATSKFIKGIIPRMIVNTVVFTITMFLIAIELKLAFHLPFPMTYLTTAIGEFVVMVVGIPIMFYLNKRVKFEHLI, translated from the coding sequence ATGAAGTTAAAGACCATTACTGTTAATGGAGTATTTGCTGCACTTTATATTGCCGTTACTTACTTTATTCAACCGTTCGGGTTTACGAATGTACAATTTCGTGTATCCGAAATATTTAACCACTTAGTTGTATTTAATAAAAAGTATATATATGGAGTAGTCTTAGGAGTTTTTTTAGCTAATTTTTTCTTTTCTCCAATAATGGCATATGATTTAGTCTTTGGTGTTGGCCAATCAATTATTTCTTTATTAATTACAATCGCAACGTCAAAATTTATAAAAGGTATTATACCGAGAATGATTGTTAACACGGTTGTCTTTACGATTACTATGTTTTTAATCGCAATCGAATTAAAATTAGCATTTCATTTACCTTTCCCAATGACTTATTTAACTACAGCCATTGGTGAATTTGTAGTGATGGTTGTTGGTATACCGATTATGTTCTATTTGAATAAACGAGTAAAATTCGAACATCTTATTTAA